One segment of Struthio camelus isolate bStrCam1 chromosome 27, bStrCam1.hap1, whole genome shotgun sequence DNA contains the following:
- the CCAR2 gene encoding cell cycle and apoptosis regulator protein 2 isoform X3 codes for MAQFKRQPPPPRAAAAFPGTPQTSLLGPPPGLLNPPVSAELLQTARHLQVGEKQRVFTGIVTSLHDYFGVVDEEVFFQLSVVKGRIPQIGEKVLVKAVYNPSQAVPWNALKVQTLSNQPLLKAPAPLLHMASLGQKQGILGAQPQLLFQPHRIPPLFPQKLNLFPSPPSIHLGHLGRYPGRGPKGRNDPGRWDDFESKKRKQKGGELWGAKKPRHDLPQYRVHFARYAVDSPFCDAMEILRRYCSIQLPRGFYDVRLCWLDTFPLTQPLSLRHPSRILVADPEEVPEPEEEAEPDTAPGDVDSAFSAKVLLLSSPGLEEFYRTCLLYIDDSSEQREAPEHPTKQMKFLLGRKEDEAVLIGGEWSPSLDGPDPDADPMVLVRTAIRCTKAQAGLDLSNCTKWVRFAEFRYLREGDPSQREVVVVFLPDVWGCMPSLEEWEASCQPKAEKVPSPPPSPGDKAAMGVSKQEMEAPKPASEQDAAADATELALEPAPKPAAPESEAPAAPMEPAVVAHPHPGGQDGQAACSNISLYTLLEYRRRREKLSFEVAVVAELFQEMLQRDFGYKLYKALLALPEKEEPLEAKNPEPERAPEPAKEVPPEAAGAEEEAEQPPPKAEPGNTEAERPAGSVAATAGGEQERTKSECKADPKDSPDELCVLSLEDGLLLLREEEEEEFGTKLEDAEVRSIASNQSETEFSSLHDVQPKELDPSAVLPLDALLAFVYFDLNFCGYLHRRDLEKILLTLGLHLCKEQVKCLVNRVVTQYVCQYRNLQYSRQEGSEPGSADRIPEEELFGNLPLLPPARPPAEVSLPPKAGTEQGGLVSHNGTVLNVGKLLEKAEQTESSRLYLESKIHALEVKLEESQTRVSGMESTNRTLTAELRELQRRLAEVEEQAKAAERQKLQFQRLLQENRKRLAPVQLEIQTIIEKTNNCLEKEPASSN; via the exons ATGGCCCAGTTCaagcggcagccgccgccgccgcgggccgccgccgccttcccag GGACGCCCCAGACCTCGCTGCTGGGACCCCCGCCCGGCTTGTTGAACCCTCCGGTCTCGGCGGAGCTTCTCCAGACGGCGCGGCACCTGCAG GTGGGCGAGAAGCAACGAGTCTTCACAGGCATCGTCACCAGCCTTCACGATTACTTCGGGGTGGTGGACGAGGAGGTCTTTTTCCAGCTCAG CGTTGTGAAGGGCCGGATACCGCAGATCGGGGAGAAGGTGCTGGTGAAAGCTGTCTACAACCCAAGCCAGGCGGTACCCTGGAACGCGCTGAAAGTCCAGACGCTCTCCAACCAG CCTCTCCTGAAGGCCCCAGCACCTCTTCTGCACATGGCGTCCCTGGGACAGAAACAGGGAATCCTTGGCGCCCAGCCTCAGCTGCTGTTCCAGCCTCACCGCATCCCGCCGCTCTTTCCCCAGAAAC tgaacctcTTCCCATCTCCCCCATCCATTCACCTGGGACACCTGGGGAGATACCCAGGGCGAGGACCAAAGGGCCGGAACGACCCAGGCAGATG GGACGATTTTGAGTCGAAGAAGCGGAAACAGAAAGGTGGTGAGCTGTGGGGAGCGAAAAAGCCTCGCCACGACCTGCCTCAGTATCGGGTTCACTTTGCCCGCTACGCTGTGGACAG cCCCTTCTGTGACGCCATGGAGATCCTGCGGCGCTACTGCAGCATCCAGCTGCCCCGGGGCTTCTACGACGTCCGCCTGTGCTGGCTGGACACGTTCCCCCTCACCCAGCCCCTGAGCCTGAGGCACCCCAGCCGCATCCTGGTGGCTGACCCGGAGGAGGTACCAGAGCCGGAGGAGGAGGCTGAGCCAGACACCGCTCCAGGTGACGTGGATTCCGCTTTCAGCGCCAAG gtgctgctgctgtCCTCTCCGGGCCTCGAGGAGTTTTATCGTACCTGTTTGTTATACATCGATGATTCCAGTGAGCAAAGGGAGGCTCCTGAGCACCCCACAAAGCAAATGAAG TTTCTGCTGGGGAGGAAAGAGGATGAGGCTGTGCTGATCGGCGGGGAATGGTCCCCATCTCTGGACGGCCCTGATCCTGATGCGGACCCGATGGTCCTGGTTCGCACAGCCATTCGCTGCACCAAGGCACAGGCCGGGCTGGACCTGAGCAACTGCACAAAGTG GGTCCGATTTGCCGAGTTCAGGTACCTGCGCGAGGGAGACCCGTCCCagagggaggtggtggtggttttcTTGCCGGACGTCTGGGGCTGCATGCCGTCCCTGGAGGAGTGGGAAGCCTCGTGCCAGCCGAAGGCAGAGAAGGTGCCCTCGCCACCTCCATCGCCAGGGGACAAGGCTGCGATG GGCGTTTCTAAGCAGGAGATGGAGGCCCCCAAGCCAGCCTCTGAGCAGGATGCTGCTGCGGACGCCACCGAACTAGCTTTGGAGCCCGCTCCCAAACCAGCGGCCCCCGAATCCGAAGCCCCTGCTGCCCCCATGGAGCCAGCTGTTGTGGCCCACCCCCACCCAGGCGGGCAGGACGGGCAGGCGGCCTGCTCCAACATCTCCCTCTACACCCTGCTGGAGTACAGGAGACGGAGAGAGAAGCTCTCCTTCGAG GTGGCTGTGGTGGCTGAGCTCTTCCAGGAGATGCTGCAGCGAGATTTTGGCTACAAGCTGTACAAGGCGCTGTTGGCCTTGCCAGAGAAGGAAGAGCCGCTGGAGGCCAAGAACCCGGAGCCGGAAAGGGCTCCTGAGCCTGCAAAGGAGGTGCCTCCGGAGGCTGCTGGGGCCGAggaggaggctgagcag CCTCCTCCCAAAGCTGAGCCTGGGAACACAGAGGCAGAGAGGCCGGCAGGCAGCGTGGCAGCCACGGCAGGCGGAGAGCAGGAGAGGACTAAAAGTGAGTGCAAAGCAGATCCCAAAGACTCTCCTGATGAACTGTGCGTGCTCAGCTTGGAGGACGGCCTGCTGCTGCtccgggaggaggaagaggaggagttcG GTACCAAGCTGGAAGATGCTGAAGTGAGATCTATTGCGTCCAACCAGTCGGAGACGGAGTTCTCCTCCCTCCATGACGTG CAGCCCAAGGAGCTGGATCCGAGTGCTGTGCTACCGCTGGATGCTCTCCTAGCCTTCGTGTACTTCGATTTGAATTTCTGTGGCTACCTACACCGAAGGGACCTGGAGAAGATCCTCCTGACGCTGGGGCTGCATCTCTGCAAAGAGCAG GTGAAGTGCCTGGTGAATCGGGTCGTGACTCAGTACGTGTGCCAGTATCGAAACCTTCAGTACAGCCGGCAGGAGGGCTCGGAGCCAGGCAGCGCTGACCGCATCCCAGAGGAGGAGCTCTTTG GCAaccttcctctgctgcctcctgcccgGCCCCCAGCCGAGGTCTCCCTGCCGCCTAAGGCGGGTACGGAGCAGGGAGGCCTGGTCTCCCACAACGGCACGGTGCTCAACGTggggaagctgctggagaaggcgGAGCAGACGGAGAGCAGCCGGCTCTACCTGGAGAGCAAAATCCACGCGCTGGAGGTCAAGCTGG AGGAGAGCCAGACCCGGGTTTCGGGAATGGAGTCGACCAACAGAACGCTCACAGCCGAGCTGCGGGAGCTCCAGAGGCGCCTGGCCGAGGTGgaagagcaggcaaaggcggccgaGAGGCAGAAACTGCAATTCCAGCGACTCTTGCAGGAGAACAGAAAGCGCCTGGCCCCCGTACAGCTGGAGATTCAGACCATCATTGAGaag ACTAATAACTGCTTAGAAAAGGAACCAGCCTCCTCCAACTGA